The window CGCCCGCCTCCAGGACTGCACCGACGATGCCGTGGCGCTGGTCCGCCGGTGGCTGGCGGCGTCCGCCGGGGCGAAGCCGGACGCCGGTGCCGCTCGCCTCGCCGAAGCCCTGCGGGACGAGCGTGGCCTCGACTTCACGCGCAGCTTCGTCGACAAGGTCATCCGCCCCGAGGACCCCCGGGTCGCCGCCCGCAACCTCGAGCAGGTCAGCCGCGACGTCCCCGACTTCCTCGCCTGGTACCTGCGCGGCGCGGTGACGCTCGGCGGTGGGTTCGCGACGATGGCGCCGTGGGCCGTCATCCCGACCGCTCGCCGGATCCTGCGCCGGATGACGGGTCACCTGGTCATCGACGCGAGCACGGCGAAGCTCGGTCCGGCGCTCGCGAAGGTCGGGGGCCCGGGCACCCGGCTCAACGTGAACCTGCTCGGCGAAGCCGTGCTCGGCAGCGCCGAGAGCGACCGCCGGCTGCAGGGGACGATGGACCTGCTCGCCCGCGACGACGTCGACTACGTGTCGATCAAGGTCAGCTCGGTCGTGCCCCAGATGTCGATGTGGGCGTTCGACCAGACGGTCGAGCGGGTCGTCGACCGACTCGTACCGCTGTACCGGTCGGCGGCAGCCCCGCTGGCGTCCGGCGGCCAGGCGAAGTTCATCAACCTGGACATGGAGGAGTACCGCGACCTCGACGTCACCCTCGCGGTGTTCCGGACCCTGCTCGACCGCGACGAGTTCGCAGGCCTGCAGGCCGGCATCGTGCTGCAGGCCTACCTGCCCGACGCCGCGGGAGCGCTCGAGTCCCTGACGACCTGGGCGCAGGAGCGCCGGGCCCGGGGCGGCGCTCCGATCAAGGTGCGGCTCGTCAAGGGCGCGAACCTGGCGATGGAGCACGTCGACGCGATCGTGCACGACTGGCCGCTCGCCACCTGGGGCAGCAAGCGCGAGACCGACAGCGCCTACCTGCGCATGCTCGACGCCGCGCTGACCCCGGAGCGCACCGACGCCGTCCGGATCGGTGTCGCCGGGCACAACCTGTTCGACCTGGCGACCGCGTGGGTGCTCGCCCAGCGCCGCGGGGTGACCGACGCGATCGACGTCGAGATGCTGCTCGGCATGGCGTCCACGCACGCCGACGCCGTCCGCGCCGACGTCGGCCAGATCCTGCTCTACACACCCGTCGTGCACCCGGACGAGTTCGACTCCGCCATCGCGTACCTGGCCCGACGGCTGCAGGAGAGCGCGAGCCCCGAGAACTTCATCGCCGCAGCGTCCGACATCGACCACGACGCCAGCGTGTTCGACCGAGAACACGGCCGGTACCTGGCCTCGGTCGCGGCCCTCGACGAGTCGGTACCAGCGACGCACCGCACCCAGGACCGCCACCGGGCGCTCGGCGAACCCGTGCTGCGCGACGCGTTCCGGAACGCCCCGGACACCGATCCCTCCGTCTCCGCCAACCGCGCGTGGGCGCTCGACGTCCTGCGCCGAGTGCCACGCTCGCAGCTCGGCGCGCAGACGATCCGCGGGGCCAAGGTCGCCGACCGCTCCAAGCTCGAACGGATCATGGCCCGCACCGCCCAGGCCGGCGTGAACTGGGGTCGGCAGGACCCCTCCGACCGCGCCGAGCTCCTCGACCTGATCGGACACGAGCTCGAGACCCGCCGCGCCGACCTCATCGAGGTGATGGCGGCGGAGACCGGCAAGACGTTCTCCGAGGCCGACACCGAGGTCACCGAGGCCGTGGATGCCGCCCACTACTACGCCGAGCGCGCCCGCCGCCTCGGCGACATCGAGGGCGCCCGCTACGTCCCGCCGCGCCTGACCGTCGTCGTGCCGCCGTGGAACTTCCCTGTCGCGATCCCCGCCGGCGGGGTGCTGGCGGCGCTCGCCGCGGGCAGCGGTGTCGTCCTCAAGCCGGCACCCGAGGCGAAGCGGAGCGGTGCGCTGCTGGCCGACGTGCTCTGGGACGCCGGTGTGCCGCACTCCTTGCTGCAGCTCGTCGACCTGGCCGAGGACGAACTCGGTCGAGACCTCGTCGGGCACCCCGCCGTGGACCGCATCATCCTGACCGGTTCGGCCGACACCGCGCGGTCGTTCCGTTGGTGGCGCGCCGGACTGCCGCTCAGCGCCGAAACGAGCGGCAAGAACGCGATCGTCGTCACGCCGAGCGCCGACATCGACCTCGCGGTGCAGGACATCGTGCAGTCCGCCTTCGGGCACGCCGGTCAGAAGTGCTCGGCGGCGTCCCTGGTGGTCCTGGTCGGCACGGTCGGCGAGAGCGAGCGCTTCCGTCGGCAGCTCGTCGACGCCACGCGCACCCTCCGGGTCGCCTGGCCGGACGACCCCACCGCCCAGGTCGGCCCGGTCATCGCGGAGCCCGAGGGCAAGCTGCGGCAGGGCCTGACCGAGCTCGGGCCGGGGGAGTCCTGGCTCGTGCAGCCGACGGCCCTCGACGACTCCGGGCGGCTCTGGTCACCCGGTATCCGCGACGGCGTCCGCCCGGGCAGTGACTTCCACCAGACCGAGTACTTCGGTCCGGTGCTCGGCATCATGCGCGCCGAGACGCTCGAGCAGGCCATCGCGATCCAGAACGGCACCGACTACGGCCTGACGGCGGGCATCCACTCGCTCGACGCCGACGAGGTCGCGGACTGGCTCGCCAGCGTGCGCGCCGGCAACCTGTTCGTGAACCGCGGCATCACCGGCGCGGTCGTCGGCCGGCAGCCGTTCGGCGGCTGGAAGCGGTCGTCGGTGGGCACCGGCACGAAGGCGGGCGGTCCGATGTACGTCGCGACGCTCGGGCGGTGGGAGCCGGTCCCGCGCACCGTGCACAAGAGCATCCAGCTGCACGGGCTGCCACCACGCGTGACCGCGGTCATCGAGGCCGCGCGCAGTGGACTGTCGTTCGAGGAGTTCGACCAGGTGCGCGCCGGTGCGCTGAGCGACGTCCGGGCGCGCGAAGAGCTCTACGGCGGGTCGCACGACCTGTCGGGGCTCGTGGTGCAGCGCAACGTGCTGCGCCACCGCCCGCAGTCCGTCATCGTGCGGCAGGCGGAGGACGCCTCGGCGGGTGACCTGGTGCGAGCGCTCGTCGCCGCCACGGCCGCCCGCGCCCACGTCCTGCTCAGCACCGCCCGTCCGTTGCCCGGCCCGCTCACCCAGCTCTTCGCCTCGAGCCGGTCACCGCTGGACGTCGTTGACCACCTGGTCGAGTCCGACCAGGACTTCCACGCCCGGGCATCGTCCGGTGCCGTGTTCCAGGCGAACTGGACGAGCGGCGAGGACGACGAGCCCGTCGACGCGCTCGGGGACATGCTCGCGCAGGGCCAGGACCGACCCGTGCACACGGCG of the Curtobacterium sp. TC1 genome contains:
- a CDS encoding proline dehydrogenase family protein, coding for MPSARLQDCTDDAVALVRRWLAASAGAKPDAGAARLAEALRDERGLDFTRSFVDKVIRPEDPRVAARNLEQVSRDVPDFLAWYLRGAVTLGGGFATMAPWAVIPTARRILRRMTGHLVIDASTAKLGPALAKVGGPGTRLNVNLLGEAVLGSAESDRRLQGTMDLLARDDVDYVSIKVSSVVPQMSMWAFDQTVERVVDRLVPLYRSAAAPLASGGQAKFINLDMEEYRDLDVTLAVFRTLLDRDEFAGLQAGIVLQAYLPDAAGALESLTTWAQERRARGGAPIKVRLVKGANLAMEHVDAIVHDWPLATWGSKRETDSAYLRMLDAALTPERTDAVRIGVAGHNLFDLATAWVLAQRRGVTDAIDVEMLLGMASTHADAVRADVGQILLYTPVVHPDEFDSAIAYLARRLQESASPENFIAAASDIDHDASVFDREHGRYLASVAALDESVPATHRTQDRHRALGEPVLRDAFRNAPDTDPSVSANRAWALDVLRRVPRSQLGAQTIRGAKVADRSKLERIMARTAQAGVNWGRQDPSDRAELLDLIGHELETRRADLIEVMAAETGKTFSEADTEVTEAVDAAHYYAERARRLGDIEGARYVPPRLTVVVPPWNFPVAIPAGGVLAALAAGSGVVLKPAPEAKRSGALLADVLWDAGVPHSLLQLVDLAEDELGRDLVGHPAVDRIILTGSADTARSFRWWRAGLPLSAETSGKNAIVVTPSADIDLAVQDIVQSAFGHAGQKCSAASLVVLVGTVGESERFRRQLVDATRTLRVAWPDDPTAQVGPVIAEPEGKLRQGLTELGPGESWLVQPTALDDSGRLWSPGIRDGVRPGSDFHQTEYFGPVLGIMRAETLEQAIAIQNGTDYGLTAGIHSLDADEVADWLASVRAGNLFVNRGITGAVVGRQPFGGWKRSSVGTGTKAGGPMYVATLGRWEPVPRTVHKSIQLHGLPPRVTAVIEAARSGLSFEEFDQVRAGALSDVRAREELYGGSHDLSGLVVQRNVLRHRPQSVIVRQAEDASAGDLVRALVAATAARAHVLLSTARPLPGPLTQLFASSRSPLDVVDHLVESDQDFHARASSGAVFQANWTSGEDDEPVDALGDMLAQGQDRPVHTAFGGPGARIRLIGGDALALEEALGASIDVAIHDAPVVEAGLIEMLPFIREQSVSITAHRFGDVDADFADLRV